The genome window AATGAAGAGGCGCTGTCCTCCCGTCATCAGTGCTGGGGATGATCTGCAGGATCCCTTATTAATGGCACCAATTCGGGCTTTCAGAGGGCTGATGGTGCAATTCCGAAAGTCGAAGTCGGGGAAGACCACCAGCAGCGTGTGAGTGGTTGGTCCCCCCCCCGGAATGTACCATCAAGGTACCTGCATCCCACTTCTTGCCTCTCCCTGTCTGTCAGCCTGCATCTCGGTTCGTTTGGAATTTCTTCAATTCCCCTTCGCATCTGACACACCTCGCTGTAATGAACCAGTGAGTCCGTTGTCGGTACTGTCGTGATCATatctcccatcccatcatgaCCTAGGATTTCTCCACCGCCGGCCCCAGACTTCCAGCGACGACATCACATTTTCACCATGGCGACATCGCCGACATCAGGCGCGTTTCCTGGCCCATTCACTATTACGCGAACCAAGGTCTTCCTGCTGGTTTCCCTGGCATTGACGTGAGCTTATCCCAACATTCAAATTGCCAAACCTGAGCAACCTGCTAATCCGGTCCATTCAGCTGGTGGTTTGCCTCCCTGTTTCCGCACTACAAGCCAGTGATTCAGGAGACGTTCAAGGCGAGATTAAACGATGCGCTCCTGAAGCTACCATCCATCCAAGTCGACTGGGACACGTCGGTGGAGGTTTCTGAGGCATACAATGCGTCCAAAGTCGCCATCATAATCGAGCCAAGGCCACTGCCGCATCTTGTACCGCACATCTTGTACATGATGAACGTGGTGCCCCCTGAATGGCGCTTTGTCTTCATAGGCTCAAAAAGTAGTGTAACAGGCATGGAGGAGTCGGCGGCCGTCAAGCACCGCCAAATCATCGGGAAGCTGGACTTGATGGTGCTGCCGGAGCCTTGGGAGATTGACTCCAAGGAGAAAGTGTTTCGAACACTGACGGATATCCGATTTTACGACGAGTTCTTGCCGGGCGTCGAATATTTGTTAAAATACGAGGCCGACAGCATCTTGTGCGCCAATTCCGAGGACAGCTTGAACGACTGGCTGGATTGGGACTTTGTTGGCGCACCGAGGAGGGCAGATGATCATTTTGCGGGCAATGGCGGTCTGTCACTTCGACGTGTGTCAACCATCAAGAGGGTGCTCAGCTTCCAAGCCAGATTGAACGACAGCGACCCCGAGGACGAGTGGTTTGGAAAGCGCGTCTATGTCTTGCCGGGCGCCAAGGTTGCGTCGGGTGTTGAAGAGGCTCTGGCGGTAGAAGACGTCTACCGCGAGGGAGCCATGGGCTACCATGTTCGTGATGGTGGCAACAACATTGCTGATGCTGTCTGGAAGCAGCCTGAGCAAAGGAAGAAGATATTTCAATACTGCCCAGAGTTGACCATGATCATGGAGATGAAGCTCGAGAGGCAGCGGTGTCCAGGGGATAAGGGGACGGGTCGCGAATGAGGTGTTCGTTCCATGAGCTTGGTAGGACTGGCAACGTTGGAAATGGAACACGGGGTGGGAAGGTAAAAAGGCAGGATGCATTGGCACGTTACCATGGCGT of Podospora pseudopauciseta strain CBS 411.78 chromosome 7 map unlocalized CBS411.78m_7, whole genome shotgun sequence contains these proteins:
- a CDS encoding uncharacterized protein (COG:S; EggNog:ENOG503P04G), which produces MATSPTSGAFPGPFTITRTKVFLLVSLALTWWFASLFPHYKPVIQETFKARLNDALLKLPSIQVDWDTSVEVSEAYNASKVAIIIEPRPLPHLVPHILYMMNVVPPEWRFVFIGSKSSVTGMEESAAVKHRQIIGKLDLMVLPEPWEIDSKEKVFRTLTDIRFYDEFLPGVEYLLKYEADSILCANSEDSLNDWLDWDFVGAPRRADDHFAGNGGLSLRRVSTIKRVLSFQARLNDSDPEDEWFGKRVYVLPGAKVASGVEEALAVEDVYREGAMGYHVRDGGNNIADAVWKQPEQRKKIFQYCPELTMIMEMKLERQRCPGDKGTGRE